A region of Kribbella sp. NBC_01245 DNA encodes the following proteins:
- the xylA gene encoding xylose isomerase has protein sequence MTDYTPRKEDKFSFGLWTVGWEGVDVFGTAVRAPLDPVEAVHRLSELGAAAVSFHDDDLVPDDAARLHQLERFGKALAETGMVVEMATTNLFSHPVFKDGGLTANDRSVRRYALQKVLRNIDLAAELGATTYVLWGGREGAESGGSKNVGAALDRYKESMDLLCAYVREQNYDIRFAIEPKPNEPRGDILLPTIGHAIAFINDLADPEIVGINPEVGHEQMAGLNYAHGIAQALWHGKLFHIDLNGQHGPRFDQDLRFGAGNLREAFWTVDTLQGRYDGFVHFDYKPPRTEDAEGVWVTAAACMRNYLILRDKVTAFRSDPEVLEALAASRVDELSLPTLAPGETLADVRSETFDPNALAARGLAFEHLDQLAMEHLLGVR, from the coding sequence ATGACGGATTACACCCCTCGTAAGGAAGACAAGTTCTCGTTCGGTCTGTGGACCGTGGGCTGGGAAGGCGTCGACGTTTTCGGTACGGCGGTCCGCGCGCCGCTGGATCCGGTCGAGGCCGTACACCGGCTGTCGGAGTTGGGCGCTGCGGCGGTGTCGTTCCATGATGACGACCTGGTGCCGGATGACGCGGCGCGGCTGCATCAGCTGGAGCGGTTCGGCAAGGCGCTCGCGGAGACCGGCATGGTGGTCGAGATGGCCACTACCAACCTCTTCAGTCATCCCGTTTTCAAGGATGGTGGGTTGACCGCGAACGATCGGTCGGTACGCCGCTACGCCCTGCAGAAGGTGTTGCGCAATATCGATCTAGCGGCCGAGTTGGGTGCGACGACCTACGTGTTGTGGGGTGGTCGCGAGGGTGCCGAGTCGGGTGGTTCCAAGAATGTTGGTGCTGCGCTGGATCGGTACAAGGAGTCGATGGATCTGCTGTGCGCCTACGTGCGCGAGCAGAACTACGACATCCGCTTTGCGATTGAGCCCAAGCCGAACGAACCACGCGGCGACATTCTCCTGCCGACGATCGGTCACGCGATTGCCTTCATCAACGATCTGGCCGATCCCGAGATCGTTGGCATCAACCCGGAGGTGGGCCACGAGCAGATGGCCGGGCTCAACTATGCGCATGGCATCGCGCAGGCGTTGTGGCACGGCAAGCTGTTCCATATCGACCTCAACGGCCAGCACGGCCCGCGGTTCGACCAGGACCTGCGCTTCGGTGCGGGCAACCTACGCGAAGCGTTCTGGACCGTCGACACGTTGCAAGGTCGGTACGACGGATTCGTCCACTTCGACTACAAGCCCCCGCGCACTGAAGACGCCGAGGGCGTGTGGGTGACCGCTGCCGCGTGCATGCGCAACTACCTCATCCTCCGCGACAAGGTCACCGCCTTCCGCTCCGACCCCGAAGTCTTGGAGGCACTCGCCGCCTCCCGGGTAGACGAGCTATCTCTCCCAACCCTCGCGCCCGGCGAGACCTTGGCCGACGTACGGTCCGAAAC